CCATTCGTAGTTAGAGCACACCATGAATGCAATAGTCAATCCATCTGAACCATGAACATTCACTATGACCATGTATGCGACACAATATACATAACTGCTACTGCCGATATTGGATTCTATTTCTGGAGAAGCGGCTGCTTCTACGGAGCAGGCCGATTGAATTTTAAGTATGTTATGATACTTGTAAAAAATCGATGCTAGGCATGGATTCCTGGAAGGGGCCCGTCACAACTCACAATGGAAGGGACCCGTCATAACCAACCTCGTTAATACAAAAGAAACATCAGGCGAAACAAATGGACGCTAAGCcacacacctgaacaaattttaCCTGAAATTTGCAACACGTCAAGAATGCTTATCACTCAACCGTCTCACATCTCTTTTGTTTAAGGAAACCAGGCTCGTTACTACAAAATGAACACCCCGCCCCATAACACACCCCGAGCGGCGCCAGCGGGGAtccttttctttgaaccgaTTCTAACCTCATCACTTGCCCCCTCCTTACGAAGTTAGCGAGTAACCGATGTCGACTATCATGAAGGTGTCCATtttgttgttttgcaggaaagGACTCGTTAAGTTAAGCCCCCCCGGAGCTCCCAGCATTTTTGGCTTCGTGAAGACTACATAACCGAAAGGCGAAGTCAACTGGCTCCGACTAAAGAGGGTGGGATGTCAACTGAAGGCTGCCCGGCCTTAACGAAGCCTACAAATGAAAAAGAAGACAGTCAAGGTGGCCCCGAAACCGCTTTACAGCAGGATGGCTCCGCAATAGGAATCTAGTATAAGGCTGTATATGTAATTTTACCATGACAGCGACGTCTCGAATGAGAAccaagttactgtcttgtacggaaTATTCTTGGGATGTAGTGGTTGCATATCGGTATAACGGGgatgcggaaatgtaactttatagcTCTATAAAGGGAGGCGAACCGTCCTCCCTAAGGACACGAATCTTTGTTAGGATAGCCACTGTAATGTCTGTATGAACCACTGTTATCTTCGTTCACTGTATTCTCATCATTGTCTGGGAATCCCCCAACATTTGGTGCCCACCGTGGTTTAACTCGTTAAACAGcccacgatgccaccacaaCGCAAAAAGAGACCTGCAACTCAGAGGGAAGACAACACAGAAGAAGCCAACCAGCTCACGGCCCCCGAAGCCACACATCAAATCCTCCCCGACAAGGCGGAGCGTCTTGCAAGAGTCGAGAAAGCCCTAAGGGCCAAGGCAATGAGCAACCAGCCCGCAAACGAAGTCAACCACCAAAGCCACCAACCTGTGGCAAATGAAGTTGCCAACTGTGTTGATGCTCACCAGTCTGCAACACCCGAAGCTACTGGCCCATCTAGCCTGAACAATGAACTAGACTCAGTTCTCCAAAAGATAGAAGAGgtcaaaagaaagaaggaacagTTGGCACGACAAGTGCAACACCAGAAAGAGGCTGCGGCCAGGCTATCAAAGTTGAACGAGGCTAGGCGGCAACTAGAAGCACTACAGGAAGAAGTCGCAGAGCTCGAAAGCCCCCTCGAGAATGCAAACCAGGCCGCAACTTATTTTTATCAAAGTCCCACTGTCGATCAAGCACAGCTTCAACCCAGCATCAACTTCGGCCAAGGCATCCAGCACCACTCACCAGGGGTGTCCCTTGTTGTCGACCCAACTTCACCGCTCTCAATAGGGCTACAAACTGCACCATGGCCGACGACCTACAAACCAACCACCTTGCCCAAATTCAACGGGCGCACCGACCCGCGGCAATTCTTAATGAGTTATGAAGCTGCAGTAGCTTCGGCCGGAGGGGATGATGTCGTCCTCACCAAATCCTTCATAATTGCCTGCGAGGGCGCAACGCTAAATTGGTATTCGCTGCTCCCTCCACACATGGTGATCAACTGGCACGACCTCAAGATGAAGGTCACTCAAAATTTCTAGGGTTTCCACCACCCTCACACGGCCTAGGCAGACCTCTTTCAGTGCAAGCAAAAGCACAAGGAACCGCTTGCAGAGTATGTAAGAAGATACGTTCAACTTTGTTCTCAAGCACCGCAAATTGAGGAGTCTGTAGCAATATCCACTTGCATCGTGGGCCTAACCCCCAGCCCAACAGCCTCAAAATTGTTAAGGAAGGAGCCTAAAACCATGACTGCCCTCTTCAGCAAACTCGATGAATACATCAGGTCCGATGAGGACCACCGCCGAAGAGTGGCGGAACGTAACAAAGAGAGACAAAAAAACCAAAACCGAAGCTGGCAACCTTCGCCTTACAACAAGCCTCAAAACCCAAATCAAAACCAAAACCGCATCATGAACATCGAGGGaagccaaaaccaaaaccagagCCAAAGCCAAAACAACAGCACCCAAAGAGGGGGCCACTCTGGCAAAGGACGAGGTCGAGGCAAACAACCAAAGTCGTTTTACTGTGTCAACCATGGCCATCAGAATCATCACAACACAGAGTGGTGCCCCAAAAAGAAGCAGGAAGAGAGAAAAGCTGCATAAGAAGCTGCAAGGACAGCCGCGCAGACACCCAAAACAATCCACCACACAGCCTTTTACCCACACCCAACCTTCTACCACAATCAACCCAGCTTCGCCAACTTCCCGCAACCAATAAATTGGCCTCTTCCACCGCACATACAACCCTACCACCAAACAATTCCACAGCACCCCAATCCCAACCCGCCTCAGAAGCCCCAAGAAACTCTACCTCCACCCCCAAGCATGCCAGCTATAATACCCAAGCCAGAACCCAACACGcaaaacagcaaccaaaattCCTTACCCTCCTTCGggatgataatgccaatcaccGGGGGCTCCTCGCTAGAGTTTGAAAGCAAGAGATAGAAACAGAACTACTTCAGAGAGGTCAATGTGATCATTCCCGATGGACCTCCAGCAaagccagaatgggcacacatgcccataaccttcaccGAAGAGGATTTCAACCTCAAGACAACCTCGCACAACGATGCGATGGTCATCAAAGCACTGATAGCAGGCTGGACAGTGGGGAAAGTCCTGGTAGACACAGGCAGCTCCGTGGACATTCTCTTCGCAAATGCATTCAGAGAAATGAATATTGACATGAACACGCTCGACCCAAGGGATGTCCCGCTCCTTGGCTTCGGCGGAAAGCCCGTGAAGGCCTTGGGAAAAATCGCCCTCCTAGTCTCGTTCCGAGACCGAGATAATGCGAGGACAGAACACATCACCTTCGACGTAGTGGAAATGCATTATCCCTACAATGCAATACTCAGCCGTGGCTTCATCACCAAAATGGACACAACAATCAGGTAGTTGtacctatgcatgaaaatacccgcCCTCAAAGGGGTCATAACGGTGTACGGTGATCAGCAAATGGCAAGGAACATAGAAAAAGGGGTAGCCCCGGgccaaaagaatgtccaccatcTAGCCTCGTCAAACGAAGCCGAAAACATAGCAAAGCAAAAGGCCCACGACGAGCCTAAGAGAGCTAAACAAAAGGTAAAAATCAGTGCGGATGGCAAAACAAAGCGGGTACCTCAAAACATAGCTAAGCcacacacctgaacaaattttcCCCGAAATTTGCAACACGTCAAGAGTGCTTATCACTCAACCGTCTCACATCTCTTTTGTTTAAGGAAACTAGGCTCGTTACTACAAAATGAACACCAAGATGatagagctcttttacgatacacaatactactacttagtagtatatagtatatatatataagatctaactgttcattattatggataatttagtaattattacaatgtaaaaagtgatatttcaaatagaatggtcttttaaactttctgctagtatcaaaaataaaattatagtggtgccatttgtgtttgcttaccatgatacccttatactacctatactactcatgtatactactcaTACCATAGGCGTAGGTTTCAGTAGTATgtaattaatcttgaccgtcggatATGTTTATACTAGTCATTTTCGAACACAAGTATAGTCTAGTGTTGTGttccgtaaaagagctcatatAATATGTTATAAAACTTATTTGTGAAAGCTAAAGGCAACAACAGGGGATAAATTTCAGAATAGGTAAGAACAGAAATTTAAAAGGGCAAAATTTGTTGATGCATGGAAATGCATAGAATGCTTATTACTCAATCGACTCACATCTCTTTTTCCTAGGAAACACAATAATTGTTGGAAACAAAGCACTTATTGTTGGAAACAAAGCACTTATTGTTGTTCATAGCAGCTGAGATTGACTTACATATATTTATTTGCAAACAGGTGTGAAATGTGATACAATAATTCAGAAAGCTAGACATCCTGAGCCATGCGAGGGATAAGAAGAAGCTTCTCCTTACGGTGCACATCCATCCCATACGACTCTGACATATCGACGCCTGTCGACCGCGGCAGAAGCTCCCAGTTGAAGTGGTAGATGAGGTTGGCAAGAATGATTTCGAAAGTGGCGGTGGTGAAGTTTATACCCGGGCACATCCTTCGCCCAGACCCAAACGGCAAGAAACGGAAGTCGTTCCCCTGGAAGTCAGAAGCAGCATCCACGGCTTCTTCCATGAACCGCTCGGGCATGAACTCCTCTGCACTCTCCCAGTAGGTGGAGTCCCTGCCTAGAGCCCACGCGTTGACGATTACACGTGTCCCAGAGGGTATGGTATATCCCTCCACCTCCCATTCGGCCATGGACAAGTGGGGTATCAAAAGAGGCCCCGGCGCGTGTAGCCGCATTGACTCTTTCATCACCGCCGTCAGGTAGCTCATGCCGCTCAGGTCTTGTTCAGTGACCAGTTCCTTCCCCCTGGTTGCGCACCCCCGCACCTCAGCTTGAAGCTTGGTCATCACCTTGGGATTCCGCATCAGCTCAGCCATGGCGTAGTCTAGTGCTATGTAGGTTGTGTCCGTCCCAGCTTCAAACATGTCCTACATGAACATATCGGTAAGTAGAACTCCAAATCAAATTTAACCAAGCTAGTCCATGAAACGTCTCATATGTACCTCTCGTGAAAAATAAACATACCATCAGTATTGCCTTGACGTTGTCTCTGGTCAGGCCGTACTCTTGTTGAACGGAGAGCAGCACATCGATGAagtcctcctcgtcctcaccATCGACCGGCTTGGTCTTGTGCTTGTCGATGAGGCTGTCCAAAAGGTCATCCCATATCT
This genomic window from Setaria viridis chromosome 8, Setaria_viridis_v4.0, whole genome shotgun sequence contains:
- the LOC140220323 gene encoding uncharacterized protein; this translates as MPITFTEEDFNLKTTSHNDAMVIKALIAGWTVGKVLVDTGSSVDILFANAFREMNIDMNTLDPRDVPLLGFGGKPVKALGKIALLVSFRDRDNARTEHITFDVVEMHYPYNAILSRGFITKMDTTIR
- the LOC140223696 gene encoding indole-2-monooxygenase-like, with the protein product MAAPALAHLYEHASPESLALLFFLFLVAVHLATPRSRTEKLLRKLPSPPFKLPIIGHLHLIGSLPHHSLRDLAKRHGPDVMLLRLGAVPTLVVSSPRAAKAVLRTHDHVFASRPHSAVADVLFYGCTDVGFAPYGEYWRQARKVITTHLLTAAKVRSNRAAREQEVQLVLAKVTAAAAMGIAVDVSKLFSFFANDIVCQAVTGRLPREQGRNQLFRELLETNAKLLGGFNLDDYFPSLARLDLVSAKAVKHRKIWDDLLDSLIDKHKTKPVDGEDEEDFIDVLLSVQQEYGLTRDNVKAILMDMFEAGTDTTYIALDYAMAELMRNPKVMTKLQAEVRGCATRGKELVTEQDLSGMSYLTAVMKESMRLHAPGPLLIPHLSMAEWEVEGYTIPSGTRVIVNAWALGRDSTYWESAEEFMPERFMEEAVDAASDFQGNDFRFLPFGSGRRMCPGINFTTATFEIILANLIYHFNWELLPRSTGVDMSESYGMDVHRKEKLLLIPRMAQDV